One stretch of Ipomoea triloba cultivar NCNSP0323 chromosome 8, ASM357664v1 DNA includes these proteins:
- the LOC116027145 gene encoding putative pentatricopeptide repeat-containing protein At1g12700, mitochondrial: METLTLISFLKMKTKRNANLSSLFTKMSWKRLRTAISTPISPIFAAEAGTVSSEPSLRAFHSRPQTVSSNQSKFKKSSNDLDDALKLLRQMAHISPLPSVIEFNKLLCRIVKLKHYSAVVSLFQEMRIKGIPIDVYTINILVDVYCRSSRVDCGFCVLGVVFKCGLEFNVVTFNTLIKGLFLDNKIVEAVGLFKKLVRENMCKVDQITYGTVIDGLCKSGHTQNALDLLIVMQEEGPKPDTIAYSTVIDSLCKDRMVDQALGLLSEMIERGVPPNIFTYTSLIQGLCNFSRWKEVMKLMNEMVLHNVYPDVYIFSILVDALCKEGMLESAETIIQIMIQRNTYPNVVTYNHLIEGYCLQGRMDEARKAFGRVVESGLQPNVWAYSTLINGYCKIKEMDEARKVFGQMVESGLQPDVWTYNTLINGYCKIKEMDEAMHLFCEIPQKGFHPNVVTYNTMLQGFFLVGRCSAALELFQEMLVAGHKPDSCTSCVLLGGLCDNGLVEQAMSVYHQLDRNGNGSHVYDTLIIDKVCKIGRLNIARDVFNDLISKGRRLNVKTYTVMINGLCRGGFLDEALELLRKMEKNDCLPDTVTYNVILQEFVREKKCHEANLLLDEMVGKGISLDRCTFFFLNDLLALKTGDETVLKVIQKFAANHVK, from the coding sequence ATGGAAACCCTAACTTTAATTTCATTcttgaaaatgaaaacaaagaGAAATGCTAATTTGTCTTCGTTGTTCACTAAAATGAGTTGGAAGAGACTACGGACAGCAATCTCTACTCCCATTTCGCCCATTTTTGCGGCGGAGGCAGGTACGGTTTCTTCTGAGCCCTCACTGCGTGCTTTTCATTCTCGCCCACAAACAGTTTCTTCGAATCAATCCAAATTCAAAAAAAGCTCTAATGATTTAGACGATGCCCTAAAGTTACTCCGTCAAATGGCTCATATCAGCCCCTTGCCTTCTGTTATTGAGTTCAACAAACTGCTTtgtagaattgtgaaattgaagcATTATTCGGCAGTTGTTTCCCTCTTTCAAGAAATGCGCATTAAGGGCATCCCAATCGATGTGTATACCATTAACATTCTGGTGGATGTGTACTGCCGCTCTAGTCGAGTAGATTGCGGGTTTTGTGTACTTGGTGTGGTCTTCAAGTGTGGATTAGAGTTTAATGTGGTAACATTCAACACTCTGATCAAGGGTCTCTTTCTGGATAATAAGATTGTTGAGGCTGTAGGGCTATTCAAGAAGTTGGTGAGGGAAAATATGTGCAAAGTTGATCAAATTACTTATGGTACTGTTATAGATGGGCTTTGCAAGTCGGGCCATACACAAAATGCTCTTGATTTACTTATAGTAATGCAAGAAGAGGGACCTAAGCCTGATACTATAGCCTATAGCACTGTAATTGATTCTCTATGCAAAGACAGAATGGTTGATCAGGCTCTTGGCCTTCTCTCTGAGATGATTGAAAGAGGTGTTCCCCCGAATATCTTCACATACACTTCACTGATTCAAGGCCTTTGCAATTTTAGCCGATGGAAAGAGGTTATGAAGTTAATGAATGAGATGGTGCTACATAATGTATATCCAGATGTGTATATTTTCAGTATATTAGTGGATGCCCTCTGTAAGGAGGGGATGTTGGAAAGTGCGGAAACTATCATTCAGATCATGATTCAAAGGAACACTTATCCTAATGTCGTCACATACAACCATCTTATTGAGGGGTACTGTTTGCAAGGACGGATGGATGAAGCGAGGAAAGCTTTTGGTCGGGTGGTAGAAAGTGGCCTTCAACCTAATGTTTGGGCCTATAGCACATTAATTAATGGATActgtaaaataaaagaaatggaTGAAGCGAGGAAAGTTTTTGGTCAGATGGTTGAAAGTGGCCTTCAACCTGATGTTTGGACCTATAACACATTAATTAATGGATActgtaaaataaaagaaatggaTGAGGCCATGCATCTGTTTTGTGAAATTCCTCAAAAAGGGTTTCATCCTAATGTTGTTACGTATAACACAATGTTGCAGGGGTTCTTTCTGGTGGGTAGATGTTCTGCTGCACTAGAACTTTTTCAGGAGATGCTGGTTGCTGGACATAAACCAGATTCTTGCACTTCATGTGTCTTACTTGGTGGTTTGTGTGATAATGGACTTGTTGAACAGGCGATGTCAGTCTATCATCAGTTAGATAGAAACGGAAATGGTTCTCATGTTTATGATACTCTCATAATTGATAAGGTCTGCAAGATAGGACGGCTTAATATTGCACGCGATGTATTCAATGACCTCATCTCTAAAGGGCGACGCCTAAATGTGAAGACGTACACTGTAATGATAAATGGGCTCTGTCGAGGAGGATTTTTAGATGAAGCCTTAGAGTTATTAAGGAAAATGGAGAAGAATGATTGCTTACCAGATACTGTGACTTATAATGTTATTTTGCAAGAATTTGTTAGAGAGAAAAAATGCCACGAGGCAAATCTACTTTTGGATGAAATggttggtaagggtatttctcTAGATCGCTGcacatttttcttcttaaacGACTTACTTGCACTTAAAACTGGAGATGAGACTGTACTAAAGGTGATACAGAAATTTGCTGCAAATCATGTAAAGTAA
- the LOC116027060 gene encoding uncharacterized protein LOC116027060 → MNCITWNCQGAGGRVFHRVLKNLLQTHKPAILGLVEPKVSGIHANTICKRLGFSDWVRVESVGFSGGIWVLWNASLRVSVIKTHPQFVVLQVRDDNLNPWYYAIVYGSPTHHLRRRLWSELNMAKLQLDGPCLVAGDFNSVLIKDETCNYTAFSTQRSSDFANWINSEGWIDMGFNGPPLTWVRGQVTGIDKGARLDRALCNVAWRQLFPESMVSHLPRLASDHAPLLITIEKRVSSLTRHYFKFQAAWFTDPSFMNLVRNSWVRTGDVCSNVNRVESALTIWNRSVFGNIHRRKKTVLARLSGVQRRLSTAFHRGLAKLEQNLTNEYHEILFQEELLWFQRSREEWINSDDRNTAYYHASTTIRKARNSIKSLRDDLGN, encoded by the coding sequence atgAATTGCATCACATGGAACTGCCAAGGCGCTGGTGGTCGTGTGTTCCACCGCGTCCTGAAAAATTTACTCCAAACCCATAAGCCGGCCATTTTGGGCCTTGTCGAGCCAAAGGTCTCGGGTATCCACGCCAACACTATCTGTAAACGGCTGGGTTTCTCGGATTGGGTCCGGGTCGAGTCGGTTGGTTTTAGTGGGGGGATATGGGTTTTATGGAACGCTTCTCTGCGGGTTTCTGTAATCAAAACTCATCCCCAATTCGTTGTTTTGCAAGTTAGGGACGATAATCTTAATCCTTGGTACTACGCGATCGTGTATGGCAGTCCAACTCACCATCTTCGTCGGAGGTTGTGGTCTGAATTAAACATGGCAAAGTTGCAGCTAGATGGTCCCTGCCTAGTAGCGGGGGACTTCAACTCGGTTCTTATCAAAGATGAAACGTGCAACTATACCGCCTTCTCTACTCAGCGTAGTTCGGATTTTGCAAATTGGATAAATTCTGAAGGTTGGATCGACATGGGCTTCAATGGTCCTCCTTTAACTTGGGTTCGTGGCCAGGTCACGGGTATAGATAAAGGTGCTCGTTTAGATCGGGCTCTCTGTAATGTTGCGTGGCGACAGCTTTTCCCCGAATCCATGGTCTCTCATCTTCCACGGCTCGCATCAGACCACGCTCCCCTCTTGATCACAATTGAGAAACGTGTTTCTAGTCTTACTCGCCATTATTTCAAATTTCAGGCGGCTTGGTTTACTGATCCGAGCTTCATGAACTTAGTCCGGAATTCTTGGGTTAGGACTGGGGATGTATGCAGCAACGTTAACCGGGTGGAATCTGCCTTAACAATATGGAACCGGTCAGTGTTTGGTAACATACATCGCCGGAAGAAAACTGTGTTGGCCCGCCTTAGTGGAGTACAACGCCGTCTTTCAACAGCTTTCCATCGCGGTTTGGCTAAACTGGAACAAAACCTGACAAATGAGTATCATGAAATCCTTTTTCAAGAAGAACTTCTTTGGTTCCAACGCTCTCGGGAAGAATGGATCAATTCCGATGACAGAAACACGGCATACTATCATGCGTCCACAACCATTCGTAAAGCTCGTAATTCGATCAAAAGCCTAAGGGATGATCTTGGTAACTAG
- the LOC116027061 gene encoding uncharacterized protein LOC116027061, with product MLANCTEEDPADTEAEELSDDEDDDPTCPTIRYSAKEKEQIQEPWRQSLIVTVMGRRVGYAYLLRRLTSMWRPKGRMDLIALDNDYFLVKFGFIEDLEFAKYEGPWMVLDHYLIVKDWVPNFDPIADTTEKVLVWVRFPSIPVEYYNYLSLRRIGNKLGRTVRVDHTTSLVSRGKFARVCVELDITKPLVSTFTMEEKVWKVAYEGIHLVCFSCGLYGHRQESCPTSPIEATVVVSTDQNADPGQAVANADPTAQVAGVQQGHQTSTRAKPYGPWMIAPRRDRRPTGRPAGPGKTVAIEGLPGNVSAAGPRANTSGSRFAPLEDDPTSENHSALEDSREPVHQRETQPAQQTAATTTRNQRTRRANVVVNERQIINEPAEGRLVSVLEKEESSRANQSASRPRRAAEEDEHVVICGEQGGQVINETRVVTGDAIAVAPNVNSNPMSEHHADPPNAWDEEGDAVMEIENPNELDQAEGGVDA from the coding sequence ATGCTCGCAAATTGCACCGAGGAAGATCCAGCCGATACTGAGGCTGAGGAGCTttctgatgatgaggatgacgaTCCTACATGTCCGACTATCCGTTATTCTGCTAAGGAAAAGGAGCAGATCCAGGAGCCTTGGAGGCAGTCCCTAATCGTAACGGTGATGGGGCGTCGGGTGGGGTATGCTTATCTTTTACGGCGTCTGACTTCGATGTGGAGGCCCAAAGGCCGCATGGACTTAATTGCTTTAGATAACGACTACTTTCTGGTCAAATTTGGTTTCATTGAGGATTTGGAGTTTGCGAAGTACGAAGGTCCGTGGATGGTTCTGGATCACTATTTGATAGTGAAGGATTGGGTGCCGAATTTCGATCCGATTGCGGACACTACGGAAAAGGTTCTTGTTTGGGTTCGTTTCCCTAGCATCCCGGTGGAATACTATAACTATTTGAGTTTGCGAAGGATTGGGAACAAGCTTGGTCGGACTGTTAGGGTAGATCACACGACAAGTCTGGTTTCGAGAGGGAAGTTTGCGCGGGTTTGTGTTGAACTCGACATTACCAAACCTTTAGTCTCCACTTTCACTATGGAGGAGAAGGTTTGGAAGGTGGCATATGAGGGCATCCACTTGGTCTGCTTCTCGTGTGGGCTATACGGCCATAGGCAAGAGTCATGCCCGACTTCGCCGATCGAGGCTACTGTGGTCGTTTCTACAGATCAGAACGCGGATCCTGGTCAGGCGGTAGCTAATGCTGATCCTACTGCTCAAGTTGCAGGGGTTCAACAAGGACATCAAACGTCTACTCGTGCGAAGCCTTACGGTCCGTGGATGATCGCTCCAAGGCGGGATCGGAGACCTACTGGGCGACCAGCGGGGCCGGGGAAAACTGTGGCAATAGAGGGTTTACCCGGGAATGTTAGTGCTGCCGGCCCAAGGGCTAATACTTCAGGTTCAAGGTTCGCGCCACTGGAAGATGATCCAACCTCTGAGAACCATTCAGCCCTTGAGGATAGTAGAGAACCAGTTCATCAACGTGAGACGCAGCCTGCTCAGCAGACTGCTGCGACAACCACTAGGAATCAGCGAACACGACGGGCCAATGTGGTGGTGAACGAGAGACAGATTATTAACGAACCGGCTGAAGGCCGACTAGTGTCAGTCCTGGAGAAAGAAGAATCCTCTCGCGCCAATCAATCTGCGTCCAGGCCGCGTCGTGCCGCTGAGGAGGACGAGCATGTGGTCATTTGCGGCGAGCAGGGAGGGCAAGTCATAAATGAAACCAGAGTGGTCACGGGTGACGCCATTGCGGTTGCACCTAACGTGAACTCCAACCCCATGTCGGAGCACCATGCGGACCCTCCAAATGCTTGGGATGAGGAAGGGGATGCGGTGATGGAGATTGAGAATCCAAACGAGCTTGATCAGGCGGAGGGGGGCGTTGATgcttga